The following is a genomic window from Drosophila ananassae strain 14024-0371.13 unplaced genomic scaffold, ASM1763931v2 tig00000205, whole genome shotgun sequence.
TGGGCGCAAATATTAttgtgaagtgaagtgaatttGAAAGTAACTATGCCGCCGAAAACCAGTGGAAAGGCAGCCAAGAAGGCTGGCAAAGCTCAGAAAAATATAACCAAGAAtgataagaagaagaagcgcaAGAGGAAGGAAAGCTATGCTATTTACATCTACAAGGTTCTGAAGCAGGTTCACCCTGACACTGGAATTTCGTCTAAAGCTATGAGTATAATGAACAGCTTCGTAAACGATATCTTTGAGCGTATTGCTGCTGAGGCTTCGCGTCTGGCTCATTACAACAAGCGCTCGACCATCACCAGTCGGGAAATCCAAACGGCTGTTCGTCTTCTCCTGCCTGGAGAGTTGGCCAAGCATGCCGTTAGTGAAGGAACCAAGGCTGTCACTAAGTATACAAGCTCCAAGTAGATTGCTCGCTTGCTGGGCAGAATGATCCAAAAAGGCCCTTTTCAGGGCCACAACATCATTTTATCAAAGAAcaccaaatttttaatagaagacaataaaataatttcttattaattcttaaagaaacaccattttttaagaaacacattagtaaataaataaacatcttAACCTTACCTTACCtaccatagtagacttttattatttttattattattagttatACCTTCATAAACAAACGAGTAGAATGATGCTGGGCGTCGTTTTTCTATATTACATTAaataattgatattttttatgtacagGCGTACATTGCATAGGCATGcaaccaaattttcaaattttctattGCAATTTCGAATCcagtattgtttttaagataCTCTCCTAAAAAGtcaagttgaaaaaaattgataatttctttctctttaaaaCATATCTTGTAGCCCTGAAAAGGgcttgtttaatttaattttagatttcGAAATCTAAAATTTCGATTGCAAACATGTGCAATTTTAATGcacatttttacaattttttttttgctgccgtGGTCTTAGCTTTTGGCTTCTTTGCGGTAGCAGGAGCAGCGGCTTTCTTCACAGTCTTTTTGGGCTTAGCAGATGCAGCTGGTTTAGCCTTTGGGGCTTTAGCTGCCTTTGGTTTGGCTGATGATGGCTTCACCTTTGATGCTACTGCTTTTGCCTTAACGTTACCAGATTTCTTAGCGTCCTTTGCCTTGGCCTTCTCggtctttttcttttcagcgGTCTTCTTAGTAGCCACggcttttttagttttgggcTTCTTGTCGGCAGCTCCGGCGGCCTTTTTAGTGGTGGCTCCGGTCTTCTTGGTGGATACCTTcttggttttagtttttttctcaACAGAAGAAGGCTTTGGCTTGGGCTCCTTCTTGGCAGAAGCTGACAGTTTAAACGAACCAGAAGCACCCTTTCCCTTCGTCTGGATCAGCTTACCGTTGGCAACGGCAGACTTCAGGTACTTCTTGATGAAAGGAGCCAGCTTCTGAGCATCGCATTTGTACGTGGCAGTAATGTACTTCTTGATTGCTAGGAGGGACGAGCCCCCACGCTCCTTCAAATTCTTTATTGAAGCGTCTACCATTTGTTGAGTTGGCGGATGCGATGGTGGTGCAGTGGTCTTCTTCGCCTTTGTGGCAGCGGAGCCCGTTGCCTTTTTGGCTGTTACTTTCTTCTCAACCGGTGCAGGTGGAGCTGCCACAGGAGACGCGGATGTAGCTACTGCTGAATcggacatttttaaatttttattcacagaaataaacttttttttatgcaaaaaatagcCCGCGACCCCACATCCAAAGTCCCTTGCTCggatgagaatcgaggaggagagcAGTTTGACTATGTGTTTGGCACAGTTCATTTGTGTTACAAATGTTTTTTCGAAGggtgtaattattttttactatttcattcttaaaatgatataatgttgatttttttaaattgcgttttattcttaaatattcaaaatttaataaaaacttttttcaattgCCGTATATAGATCGGTTGCTTTTTATTGAGTACTCGAAAGTGCACGTTTACgttaatatcttaaatattttacattaaaacatcgttaaaaatataaaatgattGTATTATTGTTGATATACAAATGAATGTTATAAATTGAACTTTCAACTACCAGTTatgcaaataataattttatttttatataatactcATACTTAAATATAGCTTTTAAAATGACCCTTTCCTGGATAAAATGTGCGCTTTCATTTGACATAAAGAAACTGTTTTGGtactaaaaaatatagtttttctaaaagaatataattttaaattgttttgttttttctaatAAATCTTCTCTATTTTACATTCTGGAagtaattcatattttttatatttggctaTGTATACCAGTGAAAGTCTCACATTGAACTATAATTACCAGTTATAATAGCCTTCAAAAAATAACCTTTACTTTAGTTTtcacttaataaataataatcttctaatataatacaaactcttagttaattttaaaatgcataatagaaatttgtatattaaataatatcatttcttataaaattttaattttttttgtttgacatattttaagtttttctttatatatttaccAATTTATGACTTAAACAGCTAAATGCTAATATTAATATTCTGTAAAGAGTgctctaaataaaaacatatatatattttgctatacatttattaaatatatttttctttgccttccaaatctaaaaactaattcttttGGGTTATATATCAATAGGTACTCAaatctcattgaaaataacattgtggtcctgaaaaggaccgatttttttttaaatatatgggCTTCCAATTgacaattattcaatttaagcGCGCTCTCCACGGATACGACGAGCCAGCTGGATGTCTTTGGGCATAATAGTAACGCGCTTGGCATGAATGGCGCACAAATTGGTATCTTCAAACAGACCAACCAGATAGGCTTCGCTAGCTTCCTGCAAAGCCATCACAGCCGAGCTCTGGAAGCGCAAATCTGTCTTGAAGTCCTGAGCTATTTCACGCACCAACCGCTGGAATGGCAGCTTGCGGATCAACAACTCGGTACTCTTCTGGTAGCGACGGATTTCACGGAGAGCCACAGTTCCGGGACGATAGCGATGGGGCTTCTTTACTCCTCCGGTGGCTGGAGCACTCTTCCGTGCGGCCTTTGTAGCCAGTTGTTTGCGTGGCGCCTTGCCACCAGTCGATTTACGAGCAGTCTGCTTTGTACGAGCCATTTTAATTTCCAAATTCACTGTTCTCTTCGCGCCtctaaaaacacaataaacgtGCTGCCCGTTGCGCTACCTCTTTATATACCAGAAACGCCGAGGGTTGAAAAGAGGGAGATAGAACAACATGCCATTTCGATCAATCGGGTTTCGGAAGAGCGAGAAAAATATATCGCTCGGAACTCTTCGTATTCTCATTGAATCGGTATAAAGAGCAGCGCACCGATCTGACAAAATTAGTTCTTCAGTGACTTTCGTGCAGTGTgttaatataaaaagaaaaagattgaAAAATGACTGGTCGTGGTAAAGGTGGCAAGGGCTTGGGAAAAGGTGGCGCCAAGCGTCATCGCAAAGTCTTGCGTGATAACATCCAGGGTATTACAAAGCCAGCTATTCGCCGTTTGGCTCGTCGTGGCGGTGTGAAGCGCATCTCTGGTCTTATCTACGAGGAAACTCGTGGAGTCCTGAAAGTGTTCTTGGAGAACGTTATTCGTGACGCCGTCACCTACACCGAACACGCCAAAAGGAAGACAGTGACGGCCATGGATGTTGTTTATGCTCTGAAGAGACAGGGACGCACTCTATACGGCTTCGGcggttaaaattatttttgtacagcctGTACTTCAACTATACAATCGGTCCTTTTCAGGACCACAAtttcttgaacaaaaaaagagaataaaatttgaaatagtACCGTAATGATCGATCGTAGCCTTAGAAACtagatataatttattataattcagAAAGCAGAATTTTACTTAATTTAGAAACGAAATAAACGGTATACTACTAGAaactacatttttgtttttacataTATGCACACACAATAATCACACTCTTCACACAAGctctatatgtatattattgaaaattcttgaatgattttaagtgaaatttaCATTCAACGtggttttctttcattttatttcaatcaTTCATAATAGCGACAAAAATGTTTTCGCTTTTATTCTTGttaatatattgtttatacattttgttattgtaatgTAAACTAGTGCTAATCttgtagttgaaaatttatattcttttgaaaaagtgtGGTCGTCCTGAAAAGGACGTTTGGGTTTATAAATGTGTTTATGTACAAGTATTCTGTATTCAGGGCCGTAATTAAGCGTTTAGGCCTTCTTCTCGGTCTTCTTGGGCAAAAGCACAGCCTGGATGTTGGGCAACACGCCACCCTGAGCTATGGTGACACCAGAGAGCAGCTTGTTCAACTCCTCGTCATTGCGAATAGCCAACTGGAGATGACGGGGAATAATCCTAGTCTTCTTGTTATCACGGGCAGCATTGCCAGCTAACTCGAGAACTTCAGCTGCCAGGTATTCCATAACGGCAGCCAGGTAAACAGGAGCGCCGGCACCAACGCGTTCAGCATAGTTGCCTTTGCGGAGCAGACGGTGAATACGTCCGACGGGGAACTGAAGACCAGCACGATTCGATCGGGACTTTGCCTTTCCCTTCACTTTTCCACCCTTGCCACGAccagacatttttttttactttacgaTAATTCACTTCACACACGAATAATGGTGGCGAACTATGGACCACCAATTTATACTTATGCCTTTATCCCTGCTTTCAGTTGGGGGTAGGTCGTttctgatgaaattttttaaaagtagaCCTGAAAACCTTGCTCGAATAAAAGTACTAAGCCGAACGGCTGTTGGGCGCAAATATTAttgtgaagtgaagtgaatttGAAAGTAACTATGCCGCCGAAAACCAGTGGAAAGGCAGCCAAGAAGGCTGGCAAAGCTCAGAAAAATATAACCAAGAAtgataagaagaagaagcgcaAGAGGAAGGAAAGCTATGCTATTTACATCTACAAGGTTCTGAAGCAGGTTCACCCTGACACTGGAATTTCGTCTAAAGCTATGAGTATAATGAACAGCTTCGTAAACGATATCTTTGAGCGTATTGCTGCTGAGGCTTCGCGTCTGGCTCATTACAACAAGCGCTCGACCATCACCAGTCGGGAAATCCAAACGGCTGTTCGTCTTCTCCTGCCTGGAGAGTTGGCCAAGCATGCCGTTAGTGAAGGAACCAAGGCTGTCACTAAGTATACAAGCTCCAAGTAGATTGCTCGCTTGCTGGGCAGAATGATCCAAAAAGGCCCTTTTCAGGGCCACAACATCATTTTATCAAAGAAcaccaaatttttaatagaagacaataaaataatttcttattaattcttaaagaaacaccattttttaagaatcacattagtaaataaataaacatcttAACCTTACCTTACCtaccatagtagacttttattatttttattattattagttatACCTTCATAAACAAACGAGTAGAATGATGCTGGGCGTCGTTTTTCTATATTACATTAaataattgatattttttatgtacagGCGTACATTGCATAGGCATGcaaccaaattttcaaattttcttttgCAATTTCGAATCcagtattgtttttaagataCTCTCCTAAAAAGtcaagttgaaaaaaattgataatttctttctctttaaaaCATATCTTGTAGCCCTGAAAAGGgcttgtttaatttaattttagatttcGAAATCTAAAATTTCGATTGCAAACATGTGCAATTTTAATGCACattattacaatttatttttttgctgccgtGGTCTTAGCTTTTGGCTTCTTTGCGGTAGCAGGAGCAGCGGCTTTCTTCACAGTCTTTTTGGGCTTAGCAGATGCAGCTGGTTTAGCCTTTGGGGCTTTAGCTGCCTTTGGTTTGGCTGATGATGGCTTCACCTTTGATGCTACTGCTTTTGCCTTAACGTTACCAGATTTCTTAGCGTCCTTTGCCTTGGCCTTCTCggtctttttcttttcagcgGTCTTCTTAGTAGCCACggcttttttagttttgggcTTCTTGTCGGCAGCTCCGGCGGCCTTTTTAGTGGTGGCTCCGGTCTTCTTGGTGGATACCTTcttggttttagtttttttctcaACAGAAGAAGGCTTTGGCTTGGGCTCCTTCTTGGCAGAAGCTGACAGTTTAAACGAACCAGAAGCACCCTTTCCCTTCGTCTGGATCAGCTTACCGTTGGCAACGGCAGACTTCAGGTACTTCTTGATGAAAGGAGCCAGCTTCTGAGCATCGCATTTGTACGTGGCAGTAATGTACTTCTTGATTGCTAGGAGGGACGAGCCCCCACGCTCCTTCAAATTCTTTATTGAAGCGTCTACCATTTGTTGAGTTGGCGGATGCGATGGTGGTGCAGTGGTCTTCTTCGCCTTTGTGGCAGCGGAGCCCGTTGCCTTTTTGGCTGTTACTTTCTTCTCAACCGGTGCAGGTGGAGCTGCCACAGGAGACGCGGATGTAGCTACTGCTGAATcggacatttttaaatttttattcacagaaataaacttttttttatgcaaaaaatagcCCGCGACCCCACATCCAAAGTCCCTTGCTCggatgagaatcgaggaggagagcAGTTTGACTATGTGTTTGGCACAGTTCATTTGTGTTACAAATGTTTTTTCGAAGggtgtaattattttttactatttcattcttaaaatgatataatgttgatttttttaaattgcgttttattcttaaatattcaaaatttaataaaaacttttttcaattgCCGTATATAGATCGGTTGCTTTTTATTGAGTACTCGAAAGTGCACGTTTACgttaatatcttaaatattttacattaaaacatcgttaaaaatataaaatgattGTATTATTGTTGATATACAAATGAATGTTATAAATTGAACTTTCAACTACCAGTTatgcaaataataattttattttcatataataCTCATACTTAAATATAGCTTTTAAAATGACCCTTTCCTGGATAAAATGTGCGCTTTCATTTGACATAAAGAAACTGTTTTGGtactaaaaaatatagtttttctaaaagaatataattttaaattgttttgttttttctaatAAATCTTCTCTATTTTACATTCTGGAagtaattcatattttttatatttggctaTGTATTCCAGTGAAAGTCTCACATTGAACTATAATTACCAGTTATAATAGCCTTCAAAAAATAACCTTTACTTTAGTTTtcacttaataaataataatcttctaatataatacaaactcttagttaattttaaaatgcataatagaaatttgtatattaaataatatcatttcttataaaattttaattttttttgtttgacatattttaagtttttctttatatatttaccAATTTATGACTTAAACAGCTAAATGCTAATATTAATATTCTGTAAAGAGTgctctaaataaaaacatatatatattttgctatacatttattaaatatatttttctttgccttccaaatctaaaaactaattcttttGGGTTATATATCAATAGGTACTCAaatctcattgaaaataacattgtggtcctgaaaaggaccgatttttttttaaatatatgggCTTCCAATTgacaattattcaatttaagcGCGCTCTCCACGGATACGACGAGCCAGCTGGATGTCTTTGGGCATAATAGTAACGCGCTTGGCATGAATGGCGCACAAATTGGTATCTTCAAACAGACCAACCAGATAGGCTTCGCTAGCTTCCTGCAAAGCCATCACAGCCGAGCTCTGGAAGCGCAAATCTGTCTTGAAGTCCTGAGCTATTTCACGCACCAACCGCTGGAATGGCAGCTTGCGGATCAACAACTCGGTACTCTTCTGGTAGCGACGGATTTCACGGAGAGCCACAGTTCCGGGACGATAGCGATGGGGCTTCTTTACTCCTCCGGTGGCTGGAGCACTCTTCCGTGCGGCCTTTGTAGCCAGTTGTTTGCGTGGCGCCTTGCCACCAGTCGATTTACGAGCAGTCTGCTTTGTACGAGCCATTTTAATTTCCAAATTCACTGTTCTCTTCGCGCCtctaaaaacacaataaacgtGCTGCCCGTTGCGCTACCTCTTTATATACCAGAAACGCCGAGGGTTGAAAAGAGGGAGATAGAACAACATGCCATTTCGATCAATCGGGTTTCGGAAGAGCGAGAAAAATATATCGCTCGGAACTCTTCGTATTCTCATTGAATCGGTATAAAGAGCAGCGCACCGATCTGACAAAATTAGTTCTTCAGTGACTTTCGTGCAGTGTgttaatataaaaagaaaaagattgaAAAATGACTGGTCGTGGTAAAGGTGGCAAGGGCTTGGGAAAAGGTGGCGCCAAGCGTCATCGCAAAGTCTTGCGTGATAACATCCAGGGTATTACAAAGCCAGCTATTCGCCGTTTGGCTCGTCGTGGCGGTGTGAAGCGCATCTCTGGTCTTATCTACGAGGAAACTCGTGGAGTCCTGAAAGTGTTCTTGGAGAACGTTATTCGTGACGCCGTCACCTACACCGAACACGCCAAAAGGAAGACAGTGACGGCCATGGATGTTGTTTATGCTCTGAAGAGACAGGGACGCACTCTATACGGCTTCGGcggttaaaattatttttgtacagcctGTACTTCAACTATACAATCGGTCCTTTTCAGGACCACAAtttcttgaacaaaaaaagagaataaaatttgaaatagtACCGTAATGATCGATCGTAGCCTTAGAAACtagatataatttattataattcagAAAGCAGAATTTTACTTAATTTAGAAA
Proteins encoded in this region:
- the LOC116655700 gene encoding histone H1-like; the protein is MSDSAVATSASPVAAPPAPVEKKVTAKKATGSAATKAKKTTAPPSHPPTQQMVDASIKNLKERGGSSLLAIKKYITATYKCDAQKLAPFIKKYLKSAVANGKLIQTKGKGASGSFKLSASAKKEPKPKPSSVEKKTKTKKVSTKKTGATTKKAAGAADKKPKTKKAVATKKTAEKKKTEKAKAKDAKKSGNVKAKAVASKVKPSSAKPKAAKAPKAKPAASAKPKKTVKKAAAPATAKKPKAKTTAAKKKL
- the LOC123258357 gene encoding histone H3 — translated: MARTKQTARKSTGGKAPRKQLATKAARKSAPATGGVKKPHRYRPGTVALREIRRYQKSTELLIRKLPFQRLVREIAQDFKTDLRFQSSAVMALQEASEAYLVGLFEDTNLCAIHAKRVTIMPKDIQLARRIRGERA
- the LOC116655990 gene encoding uncharacterized protein LOC116655990, giving the protein MTGRGKGGKGLGKGGAKRHRKVLRDNIQGITKPAIRRLARRGGVKRISGLIYEETRGVLKVFLENVIRDAVTYTEHAKRKTVTAMDVVYALKRQGRTLYGFGGYGKAAKKAGKAQKNITKNDKKKKRKRKESYAIYIYKVLKQVHPDTGISSKAMSIMNSFVNDIFERIAAEASRLAHYNKRSTITSREIQTAVRLLLPGELAKHAKMTGRGKGGKGLGKGGAKRHRKVLRDNIQGITKPAIRRLARRGGVKRISGLIYEETRGVLKVFLENVIRDAVTYTEHAKRKTVTAMDVVYALKRQGRTLYGFGG
- the LOC123258367 gene encoding histone H2A translates to MSGRGKGGKVKGKAKSRSNRAGLQFPVGRIHRLLRKGNYAERVGAGAPVYLAAVMEYLAAEVLELAGNAARDNKKTRIIPRHLQLAIRNDEELNKLLSGVTIAQGGVLPNIQAVLLPKKTEKKA
- the LOC116655714 gene encoding histone H2B produces the protein MPPKTSGKAAKKAGKAQKNITKNDKKKKRKRKESYAIYIYKVLKQVHPDTGISSKAMSIMNSFVNDIFERIAAEASRLAHYNKRSTITSREIQTAVRLLLPGELAKHAVSEGTKAVTKYTSSK
- the LOC123258348 gene encoding histone H1-like, which codes for MSDSAVATSASPVAAPPAPVEKKVTAKKATGSAATKAKKTTAPPSHPPTQQMVDASIKNLKERGGSSLLAIKKYITATYKCDAQKLAPFIKKYLKSAVANGKLIQTKGKGASGSFKLSASAKKEPKPKPSSVEKKTKTKKVSTKKTGATTKKAAGAADKKPKTKKAVATKKTAEKKKTEKAKAKDAKKSGNVKAKAVASKVKPSSAKPKAAKAPKAKPAASAKPKKTVKKAAAPATAKKPKAKTTAAKK